A region from the Methylocystis iwaonis genome encodes:
- a CDS encoding FxsA family protein — protein sequence MTDRTKLIGLALGLWLALEILAFAFVLRAIGLLAAILLGLGTTALGLADVKGLLAVWRERGKWRAEGAMLDGAVQAFASFLLILPGFASDVAGLALKSPSVRSAVLSRIRNRGRSPHKPAGPQTIDLAPHEWKHLTKSGRPKRKRKKPDEGGKSGDWQRE from the coding sequence CATCGGCTTGGCGCTCGGCCTTTGGCTCGCGCTCGAAATTCTGGCCTTCGCCTTCGTCCTGCGCGCGATCGGGCTCCTCGCCGCGATTCTTTTGGGGCTCGGCACGACCGCGCTCGGCCTTGCGGACGTCAAGGGGCTCCTCGCCGTCTGGCGGGAGCGCGGAAAATGGCGCGCCGAGGGCGCCATGCTCGATGGGGCGGTTCAGGCGTTCGCGTCTTTCCTATTGATCTTGCCGGGCTTCGCCTCGGATGTCGCAGGGCTCGCGCTGAAATCGCCGTCCGTGCGCTCTGCGGTGCTGAGCCGCATCCGGAACCGTGGGAGGAGCCCCCACAAGCCGGCCGGCCCGCAGACCATCGACCTCGCGCCGCACGAGTGGAAACATCTCACCAAAAGCGGCCGCCCCAAGCGCAAGCGCAAGAAGCCGGATGAGGGCGGCAAGAGCGGCGATTGGCAGCGAGAATGA